Proteins encoded by one window of Dietzia sp. B32:
- a CDS encoding homoserine O-acetyltransferase, translating into MVRSSDPLALLPPGDGTLGHVALGDITLVTGVVLPGVTLAVQRWGRIAEDRSNVVLVEHALTGDSHVVGPVDSLHPTPGWWNGLVGPGLPLDTDRYCVLSVNVLGGCRGSTGPSSLHPDGHYWGARFPAVSVRDMVESERVLADLLGIDRWAAVIGGSMGGARTLEWMVTHPDRVRAACVLAVGARASADQIGIQTAQIMAVTSDPHWQQGGYHGTGRTPVTGLGIARRIAHLSYRGEVELDERFANRPQPGEDPRGEDLSMSGRFAVQSYLDHQAGKLVSRFDACTYVLLTDALNRHDVGLDRGGVDEALRSCPVPCVIGGVTTDRLYPLRQQQELADLLPGADPLVVIESPAGHDGFLTEDHVVGPMLERTLELAEQDTTDRTRGHA; encoded by the coding sequence ATGGTCCGCTCCTCCGATCCGCTCGCGCTGTTGCCCCCGGGCGACGGCACCCTCGGCCACGTCGCCCTCGGCGACATCACGCTGGTCACCGGTGTCGTCCTCCCGGGGGTGACCCTCGCGGTCCAGCGGTGGGGGCGGATCGCGGAGGACCGGTCCAACGTCGTCCTGGTCGAGCACGCGCTCACGGGCGACTCGCACGTCGTGGGTCCGGTCGATTCCCTGCACCCCACCCCGGGATGGTGGAACGGGCTCGTCGGGCCCGGACTCCCCCTGGACACCGACCGCTACTGCGTATTGTCGGTCAACGTCCTGGGGGGCTGCCGGGGATCGACCGGGCCGAGCTCGCTCCACCCTGACGGCCATTACTGGGGAGCCCGGTTCCCCGCCGTCTCGGTGCGCGACATGGTCGAGTCCGAGCGCGTCCTGGCAGACCTCCTGGGGATCGACCGCTGGGCGGCCGTCATCGGTGGATCGATGGGCGGGGCCCGGACGCTGGAGTGGATGGTCACCCACCCCGACCGCGTCCGAGCGGCCTGCGTCCTGGCCGTCGGTGCCCGCGCCTCGGCCGACCAGATCGGCATCCAGACCGCCCAGATCATGGCCGTGACCTCGGACCCCCACTGGCAGCAGGGCGGGTACCACGGGACCGGCCGCACGCCGGTCACCGGCCTGGGCATCGCGCGGCGCATCGCGCATCTCTCCTATCGGGGTGAGGTGGAACTCGACGAGCGCTTCGCCAACCGGCCCCAGCCCGGTGAGGATCCGCGGGGTGAGGACCTGTCCATGTCGGGCCGGTTCGCCGTGCAGTCCTATCTCGATCACCAGGCGGGCAAGCTGGTCTCCCGCTTCGACGCCTGCACCTACGTACTGCTCACCGACGCGCTCAACCGTCATGACGTCGGGCTGGATCGGGGTGGCGTCGATGAGGCGCTGCGGTCCTGTCCCGTCCCGTGCGTGATCGGCGGCGTCACCACCGACCGCCTGTACCCGCTACGTCAGCAGCAGGAACTGGCAGATCTGCTCCCCGGCGCGGACCCGCTCGTCGTGATCGAGAGTCCCGCGGGCCACGACGGCTTCCTCACCGAGGACCACGTGGTGGGACCGATGCTCGAGCGCACTCTCGAACTGGCCGAGCAGGACACCACAGACCGCACCCGAGGACACGCGTGA
- a CDS encoding type IV toxin-antitoxin system AbiEi family antitoxin domain-containing protein — protein sequence MNTPDDLIPLLLTTDRLLSRGMTSHSLSRAVRSGDLIRLRPGFFVEKRARDLCRRDRHLLSVLATKTALDSLVFSHASAALIHGLPDWGLPLRKVAVCDEGASPRSRTTDLTTFRFVPDLAGEVTTVNGLRVTTPARTVTDIAISTNRDACVAVADAALHGELVTGIALEESLEKSAGRRGIRRARHSLSLADGRSESVAETLSRLTFRDHGLPEPEIQVDIVNSRGIRVARVDFLWPEYGVVGECDGFGKYFEGLTPAETRHRLGMEKDRDAELMALGYRVLHWRWRDLEEPHVLAARIKRVLFSAAA from the coding sequence ATGAACACACCAGACGATCTGATCCCTCTGCTCCTCACCACCGATCGGCTGCTCAGCCGGGGAATGACGAGCCACAGCCTGAGCCGCGCTGTGAGGTCCGGCGATCTGATCCGGCTCAGACCCGGATTCTTCGTAGAGAAGAGAGCACGCGATCTCTGCAGGCGTGACCGCCACCTCTTGTCGGTTCTGGCCACGAAAACTGCACTTGACTCGCTGGTGTTCTCTCACGCATCTGCGGCTCTCATCCACGGTCTTCCGGACTGGGGTCTGCCGCTGCGAAAGGTCGCGGTGTGCGACGAGGGGGCGTCGCCGCGATCCCGCACCACCGATCTGACGACCTTCCGCTTTGTGCCTGATCTCGCCGGTGAGGTCACGACGGTCAACGGATTGCGGGTCACCACTCCGGCACGAACAGTGACGGATATCGCGATCTCGACGAACAGGGATGCCTGCGTCGCGGTTGCCGATGCTGCGCTCCACGGCGAACTCGTCACCGGGATCGCGCTCGAAGAATCTCTGGAGAAGTCCGCGGGCCGTCGCGGGATCAGGCGCGCCCGACACTCGCTGAGCCTCGCGGACGGGCGGAGCGAGAGCGTGGCAGAGACCCTGAGCCGGCTGACTTTCCGTGACCACGGCCTGCCGGAGCCGGAGATCCAGGTCGACATAGTCAACTCCCGCGGCATCAGAGTGGCTCGCGTGGATTTCCTGTGGCCCGAGTACGGCGTGGTCGGAGAATGTGACGGTTTCGGTAAGTACTTCGAGGGGCTGACCCCCGCAGAGACACGGCATCGATTGGGGATGGAGAAGGATCGCGATGCCGAACTCATGGCACTCGGCTATCGAGTCTTACATTGGCGGTGGCGTGATCTCGAGGAGCCTCATGTCCTGGCTGCGCGCATCAAGCGGGTGCTCTTCTCCGCAGCCGCGTGA
- a CDS encoding DUF3017 domain-containing protein, protein MTHPAPDRPLNGTTDARPRRTRPSRLTWAQVRAQWPLALVLAGVAVALGFVILERWRRGAFLLGVVALAAAILRAVVPDERARLLGVRGRGFDVAFYTALGAVILWLATSIDSLGTG, encoded by the coding sequence ATGACACACCCGGCTCCCGACCGGCCCCTGAACGGCACGACCGACGCGCGGCCCCGCCGTACGCGGCCCTCGCGCCTGACGTGGGCGCAGGTGCGGGCGCAGTGGCCGCTCGCCCTGGTGCTGGCGGGGGTGGCGGTCGCACTGGGGTTCGTGATCCTCGAGCGATGGCGGCGCGGGGCGTTCCTGCTCGGCGTGGTGGCACTGGCGGCGGCGATCCTGCGGGCGGTGGTGCCGGACGAGCGGGCCCGGCTGCTCGGGGTTCGCGGCAGGGGGTTCGACGTCGCCTTCTACACCGCGCTCGGCGCCGTCATCCTGTGGCTGGCCACGTCGATCGACTCGCTCGGCACCGGCTGA
- a CDS encoding bifunctional methylenetetrahydrofolate dehydrogenase/methenyltetrahydrofolate cyclohydrolase, whose product MTAIKLDGKLTRDEIVADLTARVAALRDKGITPGLGTVLVGDDPGSHSYVKMKHRDCEQVGIASTRRDLPADTSQAELEAVIDELNTDPACTGYIVQLPLPKHLDENAILERIDPVKDADGLHPVNLGKLVLNEPAPLPCTPNGSIHLLRRFGVELDGAHVVVIGRGVTVGRPIGLMLTRRSENATVTLCHTGTRDLAAETRRADVIVAAAGVAHMVTADMVKPGAAVLDVGVSRLDGKLAGDVHPDVWEVAGAVSPNPGGVGPLTRAFLLSNVVERCERLDSGN is encoded by the coding sequence GTGACCGCGATCAAGCTGGACGGAAAGCTCACCCGCGACGAGATCGTCGCCGACCTCACCGCACGCGTGGCCGCGCTGCGCGACAAGGGCATCACCCCGGGACTGGGTACCGTCCTGGTCGGGGACGATCCCGGCAGCCACTCCTACGTGAAGATGAAGCACCGAGACTGCGAGCAGGTCGGCATCGCCTCCACCCGTCGCGATCTGCCCGCCGACACCTCCCAGGCCGAGCTCGAGGCCGTCATCGACGAGCTCAACACCGATCCCGCCTGCACCGGGTACATCGTGCAGTTGCCGCTGCCGAAGCACCTCGACGAGAACGCGATCCTCGAGCGGATCGACCCCGTCAAGGACGCCGACGGCCTGCACCCGGTCAACCTGGGCAAGCTCGTGCTGAACGAGCCGGCGCCACTGCCGTGTACCCCCAACGGCAGCATCCACCTGCTGCGCCGCTTCGGCGTCGAGCTCGACGGCGCGCACGTGGTGGTGATCGGACGCGGCGTCACCGTCGGACGTCCGATCGGGCTCATGCTCACGCGCCGCAGCGAGAACGCCACCGTGACCCTCTGTCACACCGGTACCCGCGATCTCGCCGCCGAGACGCGTCGGGCCGACGTGATCGTGGCCGCGGCGGGGGTCGCGCACATGGTCACCGCCGACATGGTCAAGCCCGGAGCCGCGGTACTGGACGTGGGCGTGTCCCGACTGGACGGCAAGCTCGCCGGGGACGTCCACCCGGACGTGTGGGAGGTCGCGGGCGCGGTCTCTCCCAACCCGGGTGGCGTCGGGCCCCTCACCAGGGCATTCCTGCTGAGCAACGTGGTCGAGCGGTGCGAGCGGCTCGACTCCGGTAACTGA
- a CDS encoding tRNA (cytidine(34)-2'-O)-methyltransferase: MTGVGVRVLFDRPCIPPNTGNAIRMAAGAGCELHLAGPLGFDLSAPQLRRAGLDYHDLAHVEVHEDLEAAYASLLPARVWAFSARADLALPEVRFSPGDVLLFGPEPTGLSEEALSDDRVTATVRIPMLPGRRSMNLSNAAAVAVYEAWRQQGYIDG; encoded by the coding sequence ATGACCGGTGTGGGTGTGCGTGTGCTGTTCGACCGTCCGTGCATCCCGCCCAATACGGGCAACGCGATCCGGATGGCCGCGGGTGCGGGCTGCGAACTGCATCTCGCCGGCCCGCTCGGCTTCGACCTGTCCGCGCCGCAGTTGCGACGCGCGGGACTGGATTACCACGATCTCGCCCACGTGGAGGTGCACGAGGATCTCGAGGCCGCGTACGCGAGCCTCCTGCCCGCGCGGGTCTGGGCCTTCAGTGCGAGGGCGGACCTGGCGCTCCCGGAGGTGCGGTTCTCCCCCGGCGACGTACTGCTCTTCGGCCCCGAGCCCACGGGCCTGTCCGAGGAGGCGTTGTCCGACGATCGGGTCACGGCGACGGTGCGCATCCCCATGCTGCCGGGGCGCCGGTCGATGAACCTGTCCAACGCGGCCGCGGTGGCCGTCTACGAGGCCTGGCGGCAACAGGGGTACATCGACGGCTAG
- a CDS encoding metal ABC transporter substrate-binding protein, with amino-acid sequence MPKFDVRGGRKARGARWRNAAVAATVACATIVSSACTVGPSGATDVDDRPRFIDPADRVVVATTFTVLADMVRRVGGDRVQVESVTTPGADVHQYEPTVEDLKRVEGADLVVSNGLGMDDWLLRFIDGTDARHVVTSAGVDPLPVRSGNYTGRPNPHAWMSPLEGAEYIRTIAAALTDVDPEGDREYHARAADYIGELEEMADRARAAVETVPEDRRVLVTCEGAFSYLARDLGLEELYLWPVNSENQGLPRQITALIDEIRQRELPAVFCESTVSDAAMQQVAAETGSRLAGVLYVDSLSAPSGPVPTYLDLLDHDLETISRELTT; translated from the coding sequence ATGCCGAAATTCGATGTACGAGGCGGCCGCAAAGCGCGCGGCGCCCGGTGGCGGAACGCCGCGGTCGCCGCGACGGTCGCCTGCGCGACGATCGTCTCGTCCGCGTGCACGGTCGGCCCCTCGGGTGCGACGGACGTGGACGACCGGCCCCGGTTCATCGATCCCGCGGACCGGGTCGTGGTGGCCACGACGTTCACGGTCCTGGCGGACATGGTCCGCCGGGTGGGCGGGGACCGCGTGCAGGTGGAATCCGTCACCACCCCGGGCGCCGACGTGCACCAGTACGAGCCGACCGTCGAGGATCTCAAGCGTGTCGAGGGCGCGGACCTGGTGGTGAGCAACGGGCTCGGGATGGACGACTGGCTGTTGCGCTTCATCGACGGCACCGACGCGCGCCACGTGGTCACCTCCGCCGGGGTCGACCCCCTACCCGTGCGGTCGGGCAACTACACCGGTCGGCCCAACCCGCACGCCTGGATGTCCCCCCTCGAGGGGGCCGAGTACATCCGCACGATCGCCGCCGCTCTCACCGACGTCGACCCGGAGGGCGATCGCGAGTACCACGCCCGCGCCGCGGACTACATCGGTGAGCTGGAGGAGATGGCGGACCGGGCCCGCGCGGCCGTGGAGACCGTCCCGGAGGACCGTCGCGTCCTGGTCACCTGCGAGGGCGCGTTCTCCTACCTCGCCCGCGACCTGGGTCTGGAGGAGCTGTACCTGTGGCCGGTGAACAGTGAGAACCAGGGCCTGCCCCGCCAGATCACGGCCCTGATCGACGAGATCCGTCAACGGGAGCTCCCCGCGGTGTTCTGCGAGTCGACGGTCTCCGACGCCGCGATGCAGCAGGTCGCGGCCGAGACCGGTAGTCGCCTGGCCGGCGTGCTGTACGTCGACTCGCTCTCCGCCCCCTCGGGCCCGGTCCCCACCTACCTCGACCTCCTCGACCACGACCTCGAGACCATCTCCCGGGAGCTGACGACATGA
- a CDS encoding metal ABC transporter ATP-binding protein, with amino-acid sequence MTDRPLPYSPFTGPSPVVVSDLTVDRGQVRALDSVSLSVPAGEITVLLGPNGSGKSTLLQALLGLVTPTTGTVRILDSSVRRALRSGRVAAVPQADGLDEGFPVTAAEVVMQGRRHFTGPWRRPSATDRAAVAAALDRVGLSGLAARRVGELSGGQRRRVLLARCLAQEADLLLLDEPFNGMDAGSEEVYIDVLRALTAEGRTALVSTHHLGTVERLADSVALLNGRLVAHGPVAETTTPQILSTLLGARLPASTDGTGVDRTIPEGALP; translated from the coding sequence ATGACGGACCGGCCACTGCCCTACTCGCCCTTCACCGGCCCGTCCCCCGTCGTCGTCTCCGACCTGACGGTGGACCGCGGACAGGTACGCGCCCTCGACTCGGTCTCCCTCTCGGTACCCGCCGGGGAGATCACCGTCCTGCTCGGCCCCAACGGTTCCGGCAAATCCACCCTCCTGCAGGCGCTGCTCGGCCTGGTGACGCCCACCACCGGTACCGTCCGCATCCTCGATTCATCCGTGCGTCGCGCCCTGCGCAGCGGGCGGGTGGCCGCGGTCCCCCAGGCGGACGGCCTCGACGAGGGTTTCCCCGTCACGGCCGCCGAGGTGGTCATGCAGGGTCGCCGTCACTTCACCGGCCCGTGGCGCCGACCGTCGGCCACCGATCGCGCCGCCGTCGCCGCCGCCCTCGACCGCGTCGGACTGTCCGGGCTCGCAGCCCGGCGCGTCGGTGAGCTCTCCGGCGGTCAACGCCGCCGCGTCCTCCTGGCCCGTTGTCTGGCACAGGAGGCCGACCTGTTGTTGCTCGACGAGCCGTTCAACGGGATGGACGCCGGCAGCGAGGAGGTGTACATCGACGTCCTGCGCGCGCTCACGGCAGAGGGGCGTACCGCGCTGGTCTCCACCCATCACCTGGGGACCGTCGAGCGTCTCGCGGATTCGGTGGCCCTGCTCAACGGTCGCCTCGTCGCCCACGGTCCGGTCGCCGAGACCACCACTCCCCAGATCCTGTCCACCCTGCTCGGCGCCCGACTCCCCGCATCCACGGACGGCACGGGCGTCGACCGCACCATCCCCGAGGGGGCCCTGCCGTGA
- a CDS encoding metal ABC transporter permease: MIDLLTEPMSYDFMLRALLVVTASGIAGALLSCWLVHMGWSLMGDAVSHAVLPGVVIAAMTGIPFAVGALLAALIAVTLIGAVRESGTVREDAAMGIVFTALFALGLVLIARFPTEQDLHSILFGSVLGVRDSDLVQVVVVSAFTVIVLLAFRRDLIMLAFDRLHAHTLGLRTRTLTALLLATLATATVAGVQSVGVILVVATLIIPGATAQLVADTMRGTMILAVVVALVGGVTGLYVGYYADLPPGAVVVLTQAVIFAAVQLLAPRRGVIPRAAAGRRARRSGMMAA, encoded by the coding sequence GTGATCGACCTGCTCACCGAGCCGATGAGCTACGACTTCATGCTCCGCGCCCTGCTCGTCGTGACGGCCTCCGGGATCGCCGGTGCCCTGCTCAGCTGCTGGCTCGTCCACATGGGCTGGTCGCTCATGGGAGACGCCGTGTCCCACGCCGTCCTGCCCGGGGTGGTGATCGCCGCGATGACCGGCATCCCGTTCGCGGTCGGCGCCCTGCTCGCCGCCCTGATCGCCGTCACGCTGATCGGCGCGGTGCGCGAGAGCGGGACGGTCCGTGAGGACGCGGCGATGGGCATCGTGTTCACGGCCCTGTTCGCCCTCGGCCTGGTCCTCATCGCCCGCTTCCCCACCGAGCAGGACCTGCACTCGATCCTGTTCGGCAGCGTGCTGGGCGTGCGTGACTCCGACCTCGTCCAGGTGGTGGTGGTGTCGGCGTTCACCGTCATCGTGCTGCTGGCGTTCCGCCGCGACCTCATCATGTTGGCGTTCGACCGTCTCCACGCCCACACCCTGGGTCTGCGGACCCGCACACTGACCGCCCTGCTGTTGGCGACGCTCGCCACCGCGACCGTGGCCGGGGTCCAGTCGGTGGGGGTGATCCTCGTCGTGGCCACGCTCATCATCCCGGGCGCGACCGCCCAGTTGGTGGCGGACACGATGCGGGGAACGATGATCCTCGCCGTCGTCGTCGCCCTCGTCGGCGGCGTCACCGGCCTGTACGTCGGCTACTACGCCGACCTTCCCCCGGGCGCGGTGGTGGTCCTCACCCAGGCCGTGATCTTCGCGGCGGTGCAGTTGCTCGCGCCCCGGCGCGGGGTGATCCCCCGGGCGGCGGCGGGCCGACGCGCGCGGCGGTCGGGGATGATGGCGGCATGA
- a CDS encoding metal-dependent transcriptional regulator: MTVDPPHVDPRGTVPPGVVPPGVVPPTGLADLTPTIQAYLMAAHALGSGGDPVTSGALAERLGASPSSVSEGVRKLVTMGLAEHRPYAPVELTGAGRSFAVAMVRRHRIIETFLARCLDYPWDEVHAEADALEHVVSDRFVDALDAFLDHPRRDPHGDPIPTRDGRVDPLGDVPLDQAPEGATGVVTRVSDRDNAVLRHLAEIGLRPDSPVEVVSRQVELGIITVSLNGRTVPMGTPVAAAVRVRVTGATGSDTVDQE, encoded by the coding sequence ATGACCGTCGACCCGCCGCACGTCGATCCACGCGGAACCGTTCCACCCGGGGTGGTCCCACCCGGAGTCGTCCCACCCACCGGCCTCGCCGACCTGACACCGACGATCCAGGCCTATCTCATGGCCGCCCACGCGTTGGGGTCGGGCGGCGACCCCGTCACCTCCGGCGCGCTGGCCGAGCGCCTGGGCGCGTCCCCCTCCTCCGTCAGCGAGGGGGTGCGCAAGCTCGTGACGATGGGCCTGGCCGAGCACCGTCCGTACGCGCCCGTCGAACTCACCGGTGCCGGGCGGTCGTTCGCGGTGGCGATGGTGCGGCGCCACCGGATCATCGAGACGTTCCTGGCGCGGTGCCTGGACTACCCGTGGGACGAGGTCCACGCCGAGGCCGACGCGCTCGAACACGTGGTGTCGGACCGGTTCGTCGACGCCCTGGACGCGTTCCTCGACCACCCTCGCCGAGACCCGCACGGTGACCCCATCCCCACGCGCGACGGCCGCGTCGATCCGCTCGGTGACGTGCCGCTGGACCAGGCCCCGGAGGGTGCTACAGGTGTCGTGACCCGGGTGTCCGACCGTGACAACGCCGTCCTCCGCCACCTCGCCGAGATCGGCCTGCGCCCCGATTCGCCGGTGGAGGTGGTCTCGCGCCAGGTGGAACTGGGGATCATCACCGTTTCGCTCAACGGCCGCACCGTGCCGATGGGCACCCCCGTGGCTGCGGCGGTGCGTGTCCGGGTCACCGGCGCGACGGGATCGGACACTGTCGACCAGGAGTGA
- a CDS encoding FAD-binding oxidoreductase → MSATTPARGPDPATPLDDLRARLEASRLLTDPDLLEGYRQDWAKAPDPGMPLAVVRARTTEDVQEVLRWASAHGVPVVPRGAGSGLSGGATAVDGGIVLSTELMRDIDVDPVTRTATVQPGLYNAEVKQAVAEHGLWYPPDPSSYEICSIGGNIATNAGGLCCVKYGVTTDYVLGMTVVLADGTAVRLGGPRLKDTAGLSLTKLFVGSEGTLGIVTEIILRLIPQQPPRSTVVGIFPDVVACSEAVLAITRRIRPAMLEFMDTVSIRAVEADLRMGLDTTAGAMLLAQSDLTGPDRAAETEFMAEAFRTHGATDVFATDDPDEGEQFTMARRAAFTSLGKTGTLLLEDVGVPLPSLPDLVAGIEEISARRDIPIALVAHAGDGNTHPIIVLEDDDPARAERARIAFGEVMDLAIGMGGTITGEHGVGRLKAPWLPAQLGDDVMELSRRIKSALDPQGILNPGTML, encoded by the coding sequence ATGAGTGCTACGACCCCCGCCCGTGGCCCCGATCCGGCCACCCCGCTGGACGACCTCCGTGCCCGACTCGAGGCCTCCCGACTACTCACCGACCCGGACCTTCTGGAGGGCTACCGCCAGGACTGGGCCAAGGCCCCCGACCCGGGCATGCCCCTTGCCGTGGTCCGGGCCCGCACCACCGAGGACGTGCAGGAGGTCCTGCGCTGGGCGAGCGCGCACGGAGTCCCCGTGGTCCCACGGGGTGCCGGCTCCGGCCTGTCCGGCGGAGCGACGGCGGTCGACGGCGGGATCGTGCTGTCCACCGAGCTCATGCGCGACATCGACGTCGACCCCGTCACGCGGACGGCCACCGTCCAACCGGGGCTCTACAACGCCGAGGTCAAACAGGCCGTCGCCGAGCACGGTCTCTGGTACCCGCCGGACCCGTCGTCATACGAGATCTGTTCGATCGGCGGCAACATCGCCACCAACGCCGGCGGACTGTGCTGCGTGAAGTATGGCGTGACCACCGACTACGTCTTGGGGATGACGGTCGTCCTCGCCGACGGCACCGCGGTGCGGTTGGGCGGGCCGCGACTCAAGGACACCGCCGGGCTGAGCCTGACCAAGCTGTTCGTCGGCAGCGAGGGGACACTGGGGATCGTCACCGAGATCATCCTCCGGCTGATCCCGCAGCAGCCACCGCGCTCCACGGTGGTGGGGATCTTCCCCGACGTGGTCGCCTGCAGCGAGGCCGTCCTGGCCATCACCCGGCGGATCCGCCCGGCGATGCTCGAGTTCATGGACACCGTCTCCATCCGCGCGGTCGAGGCGGACCTGCGGATGGGCCTGGACACCACGGCCGGGGCGATGCTGCTCGCGCAGTCCGACCTCACCGGCCCCGACCGTGCGGCCGAGACCGAGTTCATGGCCGAGGCGTTCCGCACCCACGGTGCGACCGACGTGTTCGCCACCGACGACCCCGACGAGGGCGAGCAGTTCACGATGGCCCGCCGGGCCGCGTTCACCAGCCTCGGCAAGACCGGCACCCTGTTGCTCGAGGACGTGGGCGTGCCGCTGCCGTCGCTGCCCGACCTGGTCGCCGGGATCGAGGAGATCTCCGCCCGCCGAGACATCCCGATCGCGCTGGTCGCGCACGCCGGGGACGGCAACACCCACCCGATCATCGTGCTGGAGGATGACGACCCCGCCCGCGCCGAGCGGGCCCGGATCGCGTTCGGGGAGGTGATGGACCTGGCGATCGGGATGGGCGGGACGATCACCGGCGAGCACGGCGTGGGCCGACTCAAGGCGCCGTGGTTGCCAGCCCAGTTGGGAGACGACGTCATGGAGCTGAGCCGACGCATCAAGTCGGCCCTCGACCCACAGGGCATCCTCAACCCGGGGACGATGCTGTAG
- a CDS encoding C4-dicarboxylate ABC transporter: MTTSQGPGSAPAAPAVPGPGPAWFGAVMGTGGLATLLQIHSDLVPGFASAAAVMLILGWVLLLGLGAGFARSVARVPDMWTSSVRDAAMLPLWGMVSMGLAAVGSATFVVVDARVPTLSRIAFGVDVALWAAGTVLGLATALGFAVWLFSTRPDHPLPTWALPMVPPMVSATAGGLIARQIESDSVRTVLVAACVVCFVLALALGGAVIAMAYHHAWFRTPVPVALATSTWIPLGIVGQSAAAAQVLSGQTLSGVARAYGATVLIAGAGLGAFAVVTTIKGFLARMPFSPGWWAMTYPLSTCGLGAYYLRWQEASLLTVAVLIAIWVLCAVASVHAIARSRTRSA, from the coding sequence GTGACCACGAGCCAGGGACCCGGATCCGCGCCCGCGGCCCCGGCCGTCCCGGGTCCCGGTCCCGCCTGGTTCGGCGCCGTGATGGGCACCGGCGGACTGGCCACACTGCTGCAGATCCACTCGGATCTGGTCCCCGGTTTCGCCTCGGCCGCGGCGGTCATGCTGATCCTGGGCTGGGTTCTTCTGTTGGGACTCGGCGCGGGGTTCGCGCGCTCGGTGGCCCGTGTCCCCGACATGTGGACGTCCTCGGTCCGGGACGCTGCGATGCTGCCGCTGTGGGGAATGGTCTCGATGGGCCTGGCTGCGGTGGGATCGGCGACCTTCGTCGTCGTGGATGCCCGTGTCCCGACGCTGTCGCGCATCGCGTTCGGGGTGGATGTGGCCTTGTGGGCCGCGGGCACGGTGCTCGGGTTGGCGACAGCGCTGGGGTTCGCGGTGTGGTTGTTCTCCACTCGTCCCGACCACCCGCTGCCCACGTGGGCGTTGCCGATGGTGCCACCGATGGTCTCGGCGACCGCGGGTGGTCTCATCGCTCGTCAGATCGAGTCGGACTCCGTCCGTACGGTGCTGGTCGCGGCGTGTGTGGTCTGCTTCGTCCTGGCGCTGGCGCTGGGCGGGGCGGTGATCGCGATGGCGTATCACCACGCGTGGTTCCGCACACCGGTGCCGGTGGCCCTGGCGACCTCGACGTGGATCCCGCTGGGGATCGTGGGGCAGTCCGCGGCGGCGGCACAGGTGCTCTCGGGGCAGACGCTGTCCGGGGTCGCGCGGGCCTACGGGGCGACCGTGTTGATCGCCGGCGCGGGACTGGGGGCGTTCGCGGTGGTCACCACGATCAAGGGGTTCCTGGCGCGGATGCCGTTCAGCCCGGGCTGGTGGGCCATGACCTATCCGCTGTCGACGTGTGGACTGGGTGCCTACTATCTGCGCTGGCAGGAGGCGAGTCTGCTGACGGTGGCGGTACTGATCGCCATCTGGGTGCTCTGTGCGGTCGCCAGCGTGCACGCGATCGCGAGGTCGCGGACGCGGTCCGCCTGA